The DNA sequence CCCTAATCAGATGATTAGGGGATTTATTAAATCGATTACTTAGCTTCTGGGTATACAGAAACTTGTTTTTTGTCACGTCCTAAACGTTCGAATTTAACGATACCATCGATTTTACAGAATAAAGTGTGATCCACACCCATACCTACGTTTGTTCCTGGATAAATTTTAGTTCCGCGTTGACGGTAGATAATTGATCCTGCAGAAGCGTATTGTCCATCAGCTAATTTAGCTCCTAAACGTTTAGACTCAGAGTCACGACCGTTCTTTGTAGAACCAACACCTTTTTTAGATGCGAAAAATTGTAAATTTAACTTTAACATGGGGCCACCTCCTACTTGTTTTCTATAACTGTTAAGTATTTAAATTGATCTTCTTCAATTGTTTGTAAAGAAGTAATCATTCCATAGATGAGCGTTTGACACGCATCACTTACGGGAAGATTTTCAACTAATAAATAACCATCTTCCATTTTTATACTAAGTTCTGATTCGTCTAAGTTGATAATGGAATTGGTTAAGCCAAATGTTACAGCGCTCACCGCAGCGCAGACTAAGTCTTCGCCCGGTTCACCCGCAAAGGCATGGCCGCTGATTTCAAATGACTCAACTTTATTATTTTGATAGTTAAAATTGGCTGTAATCATCGTCTAATAATTAAGCGTTGATAGCTTCGATAACCACTTTAGTGTATGGTTGACGGTGACCTTGTTTCTTTTTGTAACCTTTTTTAGGTTTGTATTTGAACACGATGATTTTTTCACCTTTACCGTGTTTTTCAACCTTAGCAGTTACAGTTGCACCTTCTACTAATGGAGCACCAACTTTAGCGTTTTCTCCACCAACGAATAATACTTCGTCGAAAGTAACAACTTCACCTTCAGCAACATTTAATTTTTCAACGTAGATAGCTTGACCTACTTCAACTTTTAATTGTTTACCACCAGTTTTGATAATAGCGTACATTACCTGCACCTCCTTAAAATTTAACTAAGACTCGCCATTAAAGGTATATGTCAAAGACATATTTTGACCTTATCCGTGCGGTTGTAGTACCCTAAGGTGCTAACAACATGATTCATTATATCAAAGCCAATATCATTCGTCAATCATTTATCTATGGTTATGTCTACCTT is a window from the Turicibacter bilis genome containing:
- the rpmA gene encoding 50S ribosomal protein L27, with amino-acid sequence MLKLNLQFFASKKGVGSTKNGRDSESKRLGAKLADGQYASAGSIIYRQRGTKIYPGTNVGMGVDHTLFCKIDGIVKFERLGRDKKQVSVYPEAK
- a CDS encoding ribosomal-processing cysteine protease Prp produces the protein MITANFNYQNNKVESFEISGHAFAGEPGEDLVCAAVSAVTFGLTNSIINLDESELSIKMEDGYLLVENLPVSDACQTLIYGMITSLQTIEEDQFKYLTVIENK
- the rplU gene encoding 50S ribosomal protein L21, with protein sequence MYAIIKTGGKQLKVEVGQAIYVEKLNVAEGEVVTFDEVLFVGGENAKVGAPLVEGATVTAKVEKHGKGEKIIVFKYKPKKGYKKKQGHRQPYTKVVIEAINA